The Ignavibacteriota bacterium genome contains a region encoding:
- the accC gene encoding acetyl-CoA carboxylase biotin carboxylase subunit, giving the protein MFKKILIANRGEIALRVIRVCRELGIKTVAVYSEADRDSLHVKFADEAICIGPPQSKESYLNMARIISAAEITNAEAIHPGYGFLAENSQFAEICQAQGLKFIGPSPEAIIAMGDKSSAKETMRKAGVPVVPGSDGIIRDINEAKEIADGIGYPVMIKATAGGGGKGMRIVREASEFEKAFQMASGEAGSAFGNADVYIEKFVEQPRHIEIQVFGDQYGNAIHLNERDCSVQRRHQKLIEESPSPIVTPELREKMGVAAVKGAKSVNYEGAGTVEFLVDKNRNFYFMEMNTRIQVEHPVTEMVTGMDLIKMQIEIAAGARLRKKAYKPLGHAIECRINAEDSENDFRPSPGEIKSFHLPGGYGVRVDTHCYTGYRIPPYYDSLLAKLIVYAPTREEAIQKASSALEEFTVEGIHTTVPFHRKVMNDDVFKKSDYDTSYIEKSDKFKK; this is encoded by the coding sequence ATGTTTAAAAAAATCCTGATTGCGAACCGAGGAGAAATTGCTCTCCGTGTCATTCGTGTGTGCCGAGAACTTGGAATTAAGACGGTTGCCGTGTATTCCGAAGCAGACCGCGATTCGCTTCACGTCAAGTTTGCCGATGAAGCAATTTGCATCGGACCGCCGCAAAGTAAGGAGAGTTATCTTAATATGGCACGAATAATTTCTGCCGCTGAGATTACGAACGCTGAAGCAATTCATCCCGGCTACGGATTCCTTGCTGAGAATTCCCAGTTTGCGGAGATTTGTCAGGCACAAGGATTAAAATTTATCGGACCATCACCCGAAGCAATTATCGCAATGGGAGATAAATCATCGGCGAAAGAGACCATGCGGAAAGCCGGTGTGCCGGTCGTTCCGGGAAGTGATGGAATTATCCGCGACATCAACGAAGCGAAAGAAATTGCAGACGGAATCGGTTACCCGGTGATGATTAAGGCAACTGCGGGCGGCGGCGGAAAAGGAATGAGAATCGTTCGTGAAGCGAGCGAGTTTGAAAAAGCATTTCAAATGGCAAGCGGCGAAGCGGGTTCGGCATTCGGCAATGCTGACGTGTATATAGAAAAGTTTGTCGAGCAACCGCGCCACATTGAGATACAAGTGTTCGGCGACCAATATGGAAATGCAATTCACCTGAATGAACGCGATTGTTCCGTTCAGCGACGTCATCAAAAACTGATTGAAGAAAGTCCCTCACCGATTGTTACTCCGGAATTACGCGAGAAAATGGGCGTAGCGGCAGTGAAAGGCGCGAAGAGTGTAAATTACGAAGGCGCGGGCACCGTCGAATTTTTAGTTGATAAGAACCGGAATTTCTACTTTATGGAGATGAACACACGAATTCAGGTTGAGCATCCGGTGACGGAAATGGTGACAGGGATGGATTTAATCAAGATGCAGATTGAGATTGCGGCAGGCGCGCGCTTACGGAAAAAAGCATATAAACCTCTGGGACATGCCATTGAGTGTCGCATCAATGCGGAAGATTCTGAAAACGATTTTCGTCCGTCTCCCGGTGAGATTAAAAGTTTTCATCTTCCCGGCGGCTATGGCGTTCGCGTTGATACACATTGCTACACGGGTTACCGGATTCCTCCGTACTACGATTCATTACTCGCCAAATTGATTGTGTACGCGCCAACCCGTGAAGAGGCAATCCAAAAAGCATCGAGCGCACTGGAAGAATTTACCGTCGAGGGAATTCACACCACAGTTCCATTTCACCGGAAGGTAATGAATGATGACGTGTTCAAAAAGTCGGATTACGACACGAGTTATATTGAAAAGAGTGATAAATTTAAAAAGTAA
- a CDS encoding acetyl-CoA carboxylase biotin carboxyl carrier protein, protein MDINYVKKLVRLLEQSTVDELLIEEEGTKIRIAKNAPQIVQTSPASVPMPVPQPPVVASVEMPKAEATPQAKPGATYHEVKSPMVGTFYRSPAPDADPYVEVGTMVQKGSVLCIIEAMKLMNEIESDVSGRIVKIIVDNAQPVEFNQPLFLIEPA, encoded by the coding sequence ATGGATATCAATTATGTGAAGAAATTAGTCCGTTTGCTCGAACAAAGCACAGTGGACGAACTGCTCATAGAAGAAGAGGGGACGAAAATCAGGATAGCGAAGAACGCGCCGCAGATAGTTCAGACCTCACCTGCTTCCGTTCCGATGCCGGTACCACAGCCGCCGGTTGTTGCAAGCGTTGAAATGCCGAAAGCCGAAGCAACGCCTCAAGCAAAACCTGGGGCGACGTATCACGAAGTCAAATCTCCTATGGTCGGTACATTCTATCGTTCACCTGCACCGGATGCCGACCCGTATGTTGAAGTCGGAACAATGGTACAAAAAGGAAGCGTTCTTTGTATCATCGAAGCAATGAAACTCATGAACGAGATCGAGTCGGATGTTTCTGGCCGTATTGTCAAAATTATTGTTGATAATGCACAACCGGTTGAATTTAATCAGCCATTGTTCCTTATCGAACCCGCGTGA
- the efp gene encoding elongation factor P, which translates to MASTSDFFPGMCIKMDGNIWTIVEFQHVNPGNWRAFVRAKMKNIKSGKVVEIRFRAGEAVEQIRVENREFQFLYADGSGFNFMDQETYDQMSVDKELVGDGAQFLKEGAMVKMLMDGMNVLSVDIPLSVVLKVVETEPGVKGDTATGAQKRAKVETGAMVNVPLFINEGDLLKIDTRTGDYLERVKN; encoded by the coding sequence ATGGCTTCAACATCAGATTTTTTCCCGGGTATGTGTATTAAAATGGATGGCAACATCTGGACGATAGTAGAGTTCCAGCATGTCAATCCGGGAAACTGGCGGGCGTTTGTCCGCGCTAAAATGAAAAATATCAAATCAGGAAAAGTGGTCGAAATCCGTTTCCGCGCCGGCGAAGCGGTGGAACAGATTCGCGTCGAAAACCGGGAATTTCAATTTCTCTATGCCGATGGTTCGGGATTTAATTTTATGGACCAGGAAACATATGACCAGATGTCGGTTGACAAAGAGTTGGTCGGCGATGGGGCACAATTTCTGAAAGAGGGAGCGATGGTAAAAATGTTGATGGACGGAATGAATGTTCTCTCCGTGGATATTCCTTTATCGGTAGTGTTGAAGGTTGTGGAAACAGAACCGGGAGTGAAAGGCGATACGGCGACCGGAGCGCAAAAGCGCGCAAAGGTAGAAACCGGAGCGATGGTCAATGTGCCGCTCTTTATCAACGAGGGTGATTTATTAAAAATAGATACACGCACGGGGGATTATCTCGAACGAGTAAAAAATTAA